CCCAAATAGGATGTGTGAGAAATTTATCAATTTTATCCGTAGCTTGAGTCTTTTTATCTTTGTTTACAAGTACTTCTTGAACAATTTCTTCAATTAAATCGTATTTTTGTTTAATGATGTCCTTTTCATAACTTCTATCTAATACATCAGGCAAATCGAGCGGATATTTTTTCGTTATTTCTGCATCTTGTGCTAATTCTTTAATTGCATGCCAACGCATATTAGGCAATTCACCATATTTTTCACGCAGTGCATCTTCAACTATATCTATCTTATCTTCTATTTCATCACTGTAAACTACAACGCAATCTTTATGATGATTATGGCGATGTTTACTGGAAAGTTCCTGTTCTTCATGCTGATGTTCTATTCTATCATTAGGCTTACGTCCTTGATGATGCGCTACAGCATGCATCAAAATTTCCAAGCCTCTTTTTTTGCGTGCACTGACTGGAACAACTGGAATACCAAGCATTTCTGGTAAACGGTGCAAGTCAATATCCATGCCACGTTCTTCTACAATATCCATCATATTAAGTGCCAATACCATTGGTTTTCCAAGTTCAATAAGTTGAAGTACTAAATATAAATTACGTTCTAAAGAAGAGGCATCTGCTACATCAACAACTATATCCACTTCATCATCTAAAATATATTGACGTGAAACTTTTTCTTCCATCGTATACGAAGTAAGACTATAAATACCTGGAAGGTCAACTAATTTATAATTTTTATCATGAAAACGCATTGCGCCTTCTTTTTTTTCAACTGTAACACCTGGCCAATTTGCCACTTTTAAATGAGCACCCGTAAACGCATTAAATAATGTAGTTTTGCCGCAATTTGGATTACCAATGAACGCCACATGTACATCTTTATTCATCTTTGTTTCCTCCTATTTCAATTGCTTCAGCAATCTCTCTGCCTACGGCAAAACGTGTTCCCCTAACTTTTAAAATCACTGCTCCATGATTTTTTTTATTCAGAACTTCTAATTTGACGCCACTTGTCATGCCCAACATTTCTAAGCGACGTTCTAAAGCTCCTGTCAAATTAATTTTATTTACTATATAAGAAACTCCCACTTTAGCTTGTGCTACATTCAAATTGCATACCTCCTTAAATATATACACGTATTATTTTATCACATAATGCAAGTGCAAAAAAAATACTGCCGACAAAAATGTCGACAGTATTTCAATTTATAAAACGTATTTATTTAGCTTCAGTTGTTACTTCTGCTTCATCTTTTTCATCATCTTCGTCTAATGGTTGAACTTTGATATTACGATATCTGCTCATACCAGTACCAGCTGGAATGAGTTTACCGATAATAACATTTTCTTTAAGACCGATGAGAGGGTCAACTTTACCTTTAATTGCTGCATCAGTAAGAACACGAGTTGTTTCTTGGAAGGAAGCAGCAGATAAGAAGGAGTCTGTTGCCAAGGAAGCTTTTGTAATACCGAGAAGAATTGGACGAGCTACTGCTGGAAGTCCGCCATCTTCGATAGCTTTAGCATTTGCAGATTCAAAGCTATTGATATCAATATATTCACCTGGTAAGAAATCAGTGTCACCAGAGTCTTCAATTTTAACTTTATGAAGCATTTGACGAACCATAACTTCAATGTGTTTATCGTTGATACCAACACCTTGTGATTTGTATACTTTCTGTACTTCATATACAAGGTAACGCTGTGTTTCGCCTAAGCCGCAGATACGTAATATATCATGTGGGTTAACGGAACCTTCAGTGATTTTATCACCCGGTTTAATTTTATCACCGCTCTTAACAGTGAGACGAGAACCGTATGGAATTAAGTATTCTCTGGATTCGCCATCATCTGGAGTGATAGTTACAACACGCATTTCATTTTCTTCAGAAACAAGAACAGTACCAGCAATTTCAGCAATAATAGCATGATGTTTTGGTTTTCTTGCTTCGAACAATTCTTCGACACGTGGCAAACCTTGTGTGATATCTTCATCACTGGCAACCCCACCGGAGTGGAATGTACGCATTGTGAGCTGTGTACCTGGTTCACCGATAGACTGTGCTGCGATGATACCAACTGCTTCGCCGACTTCAACTTCATTTGCTGTAGCAAGGTCTTGGCCATAGCATTTGATGCAGACACCAAGCTGAGATTTACATGTGAGTACGCTACGGATTGTAACTTTTTCACGAACTTTGCAAATAGCATCAGCCAATTTTGGTGTTACTGTTTCGTTGAGAGAAGCAATCTTTTCACCTGTAGCAGGGTCGATGATATCTTCAGCCAATACACGACCAACGATACGGTCTTTCAAGGATTCAATGATAGCTGAACCTTCTTTTATAGCTTCAACAGCGATACCACGAACATTATTGTTGCGAACTTTTACTTCTTTAGCATCACTATTTAAAACAGCTTCGATATATTCTTCTGTGAGTGGTGTATTTGCTGGGATAATTTCTTTACCAGTGCTATCATAAACAGCATCAGTAGTATTTTTACCGAGCATTTCACGCATCATAGATTTTTTGAGTGTCTTACGAACTTGTTCTTCTGGAGCACCAAGAGTGATAACTTCTGTAGACATGGAGTTAAGACCTTCATAAATAGCAGAACCTTTAAGAACAATTTCACCTACACCATTTTCACCGATAGCTTCGAGTGCTGCTTCATCAAGAGTTGTATCAGCAGGATAAAGTACGTCATTTGTTTTTGGACTAATAACGTCTTGTGCCAAAATACGACCTTTTAAGCTATCGCCTAATTCTTTAATAGCAGCAACGGAAGATGTTGCAAGTTTTGCACGTTCACGAACGAGATTAATACCTACAACGTCACAGTCTTCTTCACGTACAATGACATCTTGCGCAACGTCAACAAGACGACGAGTAAGGTAACCAGAGTCAGCCGTTCTAAGAGCTGTATCGGCAAGACCTTTACGTGCACCATGAGAAGAAATAAAGTAATCAGACACTGTAAGACCTTCACGGAAGTTAGCTTTGATTGGTAAGTCGATGATTTTACCAGATGGGTCAGCCATAAGACCACGCATACCAGCGAGCTGACGCATCTGCTGTCTGTTACCACGGGCACCGGAGTCAGCCATCATGAATATATTATTGAATGTATCCATGTTTGCCATCATGGCATCAGCAACGTCATCTGTAGCATCGCTCCAAAGTTTGATAACTTTCTTATAACGTTCATCTTCAGTGATAAGACCACGGTTATAGTCACGTTCAACACGGTTAACAACTTTTTCTGTAGCAGCCAAGATTTCTTTCTTTTCTGGTGGAACGATGATATCGGAGATAGCAACTGTCATACCTGCAAGGCAAGCATAATGATAACCCAAGTTTTTAACGCTATCGATAACTTCAGCAGTTTTAGAGCTACCAAAAGTATCAAAGCATCTTGCAACAAGTTTACCAAGTTCTTTTTTACCAGTCTTAAATCCGAGATACCACTGACCGCTATTACCACCATGAACGATAGCAACTTTAGCATCACTTGCTAAAATAGCTTTAACATGAGTAGCTTCTACAGCCATATCAGCAGGAACAAGTTCTTTGCCTTCGCTATCAACGATAGGTTCAGCCATTTTCTTGCCTTTTAAGCTATTTACAATAGCTTCACGCTGTTCTGGTGTATCTGCTTCTAATGAAACTTTTGTTACTTGGTAGAAATCGCGAATTTCTGGTGGAAGAATTTCGTTGAAAATCATACGACCAAGTGTAGTTTTTACGAGTCCATAACCATCTAAGCGAACTTGAATAAGTGCTTGTAAATGGAGTTCTTTATGTTGATGAGCTAAAATAGCTTCATTTATACCAGTGAATATTTTTCCTTCACCCTGTGCATTTGGACGAAGAATTGTTAAATAATAAGAACCAAGTACCATATCCTGTGTAGGAACGATAATTGGACCACCATCTTTTGGAGCTAAGATATGGTTAGCAGCAAGCATTAAGATACGAGCTTCTGCTTGTGCTTCAGCAGAAAGTGGTAAGTGAATAGCCATCTGGTCACCATCGAAGTCAGCATTATATGCTGTACAAGCGAGTGGATGAAGTTTTAATGCACGACCTTCTGTGAGAACTGGTTCAAATGCCTGAATACCTAAGCGGTGAAGCGTAGGGGCACGGTTTAAGAGTACTGGATGTTCTTTAATAACTTCTTCAAGTACATCCCAAACTTCTGGACGAACACGTTCTACCATGCGTTTTGCAGATTTTATATTATGTGCTAAACCAGAGTTTACAAGTTTTTTCATAACGAATGGTTTGAATAATT
The window above is part of the Megamonas hypermegale genome. Proteins encoded here:
- the rpoC gene encoding DNA-directed RNA polymerase subunit beta' → MLDVNNFDSMRIGLASPEKIREWSYGEVKKPETINYRTLKPERDGLFCERIFGPTRDWECHCGKYKRIRYKGIICDRCGVEVTRAKVRRERMGHIELAAPVSHIWYFKGIPSRMGLILDISPRSLEKVLYFASYIVLDPGNTPLIKKQLLSENEYRECYNKYGNTFKVGMGAEAVKQLLEELDLDKMNKELREELRTSSGQRKVRAIRRLEVVEAFRKSGNKPSWMILDVVPVIPPELRPMVQLDGGRFATSDLNDLYRRVINRNNRLKRLLELGAPDIIVRNEKRMLQEAVDALIDNGRRGRAVTGPGNRPLKSLSDMLKGKQGRFRQNLLGKRVDYSGRSVIVVGPELKLHQCGLPKEMALELFKPFVMKKLVNSGLAHNIKSAKRMVERVRPEVWDVLEEVIKEHPVLLNRAPTLHRLGIQAFEPVLTEGRALKLHPLACTAYNADFDGDQMAIHLPLSAEAQAEARILMLAANHILAPKDGGPIIVPTQDMVLGSYYLTILRPNAQGEGKIFTGINEAILAHQHKELHLQALIQVRLDGYGLVKTTLGRMIFNEILPPEIRDFYQVTKVSLEADTPEQREAIVNSLKGKKMAEPIVDSEGKELVPADMAVEATHVKAILASDAKVAIVHGGNSGQWYLGFKTGKKELGKLVARCFDTFGSSKTAEVIDSVKNLGYHYACLAGMTVAISDIIVPPEKKEILAATEKVVNRVERDYNRGLITEDERYKKVIKLWSDATDDVADAMMANMDTFNNIFMMADSGARGNRQQMRQLAGMRGLMADPSGKIIDLPIKANFREGLTVSDYFISSHGARKGLADTALRTADSGYLTRRLVDVAQDVIVREEDCDVVGINLVRERAKLATSSVAAIKELGDSLKGRILAQDVISPKTNDVLYPADTTLDEAALEAIGENGVGEIVLKGSAIYEGLNSMSTEVITLGAPEEQVRKTLKKSMMREMLGKNTTDAVYDSTGKEIIPANTPLTEEYIEAVLNSDAKEVKVRNNNVRGIAVEAIKEGSAIIESLKDRIVGRVLAEDIIDPATGEKIASLNETVTPKLADAICKVREKVTIRSVLTCKSQLGVCIKCYGQDLATANEVEVGEAVGIIAAQSIGEPGTQLTMRTFHSGGVASDEDITQGLPRVEELFEARKPKHHAIIAEIAGTVLVSEENEMRVVTITPDDGESREYLIPYGSRLTVKSGDKIKPGDKITEGSVNPHDILRICGLGETQRYLVYEVQKVYKSQGVGINDKHIEVMVRQMLHKVKIEDSGDTDFLPGEYIDINSFESANAKAIEDGGLPAVARPILLGITKASLATDSFLSAASFQETTRVLTDAAIKGKVDPLIGLKENVIIGKLIPAGTGMSRYRNIKVQPLDEDDEKDEAEVTTEAK
- a CDS encoding FeoA family protein; the encoded protein is MNVAQAKVGVSYIVNKINLTGALERRLEMLGMTSGVKLEVLNKKNHGAVILKVRGTRFAVGREIAEAIEIGGNKDE